The following proteins come from a genomic window of Novosphingobium aromaticivorans DSM 12444:
- the fabI gene encoding enoyl-ACP reductase FabI yields MTGLMQGKRGLIMGLANDKSLAWGIAKKLHEQGAELAFSYQGEALEKRVRPLAESLGSDFLIECDVSDMAALDQTFETLKARWPTIDFIVHAIGYSDKNQLRGKFYDTTLDNFLMTMNISAYSLVAVTKRAAEMMPAGGSILTLTYYGAEKVVPHYNVMGVAKAALEASVKYLANDCGPAGIRVNAISAGPIKTLAASGIGDFRYILKWNELNSPLRRNVTIEDVGGAGLYFLSDLSSGVTGETHHVDAGYHTVGMKQEDAPDIALG; encoded by the coding sequence ATGACCGGACTGATGCAAGGGAAGCGTGGCCTGATCATGGGCCTTGCCAACGACAAGTCGTTGGCCTGGGGGATCGCGAAGAAGCTGCACGAGCAGGGCGCGGAACTCGCCTTCTCCTATCAGGGCGAAGCGCTCGAGAAGCGCGTGCGCCCGCTGGCGGAAAGCCTCGGCAGCGATTTCCTGATCGAATGCGACGTGTCCGACATGGCCGCGCTCGACCAGACGTTCGAGACGCTCAAGGCGCGCTGGCCGACGATCGACTTCATCGTCCATGCCATCGGCTATTCGGACAAGAACCAGCTTCGCGGCAAGTTCTATGACACCACGCTCGACAACTTCCTGATGACGATGAACATTTCGGCGTACAGCCTCGTCGCGGTGACGAAGCGCGCGGCCGAGATGATGCCTGCGGGCGGCTCGATCCTGACGCTGACCTACTATGGCGCGGAAAAGGTCGTGCCGCACTACAACGTCATGGGCGTTGCCAAGGCGGCGCTCGAAGCGAGCGTGAAGTACCTGGCGAACGACTGCGGCCCGGCGGGCATCCGCGTCAATGCGATCTCGGCCGGTCCGATCAAGACCCTGGCCGCCAGCGGCATCGGCGACTTCCGCTACATCCTCAAGTGGAACGAACTGAACAGCCCGCTGCGTCGCAACGTGACCATCGAGGACGTGGGCGGCGCGGGGCTTTATTTCCTGTCCGACCTGTCTTCGGGCGTGACGGGCGAGACCCACCATGTCGATGCCGGCTATCACACCGTCGGCATGAAGCAGGAAGACGCGCCCGACATCGCCCTGGGGTGA
- a CDS encoding demethoxyubiquinone hydroxylase family protein yields MTAKTAAMLRVDQAGEYGATRIYAGQLAVMGDRAPHAAEIAAMAAQEADHRKRFDELIARRGVRPTALQPVWSAAGFALGAATALIGPKAAMACTAAIETEIDRHYTEQLDELGDEDPELAAMIREFRDDEREHRDAALAAGAEQAPAYPVLFHAIRLGCRAAIALSKRI; encoded by the coding sequence ATGACCGCCAAGACCGCCGCCATGCTTCGCGTCGACCAGGCCGGCGAATATGGCGCGACCCGCATTTATGCGGGCCAGCTTGCCGTCATGGGCGACCGTGCGCCTCATGCCGCCGAAATCGCCGCAATGGCCGCGCAGGAAGCCGATCATCGCAAGCGCTTCGACGAACTGATCGCGCGTCGCGGGGTCCGTCCCACCGCGCTGCAGCCTGTATGGTCGGCCGCCGGTTTCGCGCTTGGCGCCGCCACCGCGCTGATCGGCCCCAAGGCGGCGATGGCCTGCACCGCCGCGATCGAGACCGAGATCGACCGGCACTATACCGAACAGCTCGACGAACTGGGCGACGAGGACCCCGAGCTAGCCGCGATGATTCGCGAATTTCGCGACGATGAACGCGAACATCGCGATGCTGCGCTTGCCGCCGGCGCCGAGCAGGCTCCCGCCTATCCGGTGCTGTTCCACGCCATCCGCCTTGGCTGCCGCGCCGCGATCGCGCTGTCCAAGCGGATCTGA
- a CDS encoding disulfide bond formation protein B — translation MTPQKARNAAYLLALAIPAALMGGALVSQYVFGLFPCEMCWWQRYPHIAAIVLALLALSMKGRGSGDLAVTLAALCIGASGLIGGFHAGVEYGWWEGVTACATVAGGGDPLDAIMNAPVIRCDVAPWTLLGISLAGFNFLISTAGAVLVLALLGKSRRSA, via the coding sequence ATGACACCGCAAAAGGCCCGCAACGCCGCATACTTGCTCGCGCTCGCCATTCCCGCCGCCCTCATGGGTGGGGCACTGGTCTCGCAATACGTCTTCGGGCTGTTTCCGTGCGAGATGTGCTGGTGGCAGCGCTATCCGCACATCGCCGCAATCGTCCTGGCGCTCCTGGCGCTGTCGATGAAGGGCCGGGGTAGCGGCGACCTCGCGGTGACGCTGGCGGCGCTGTGCATCGGCGCATCGGGCCTGATCGGCGGCTTTCATGCCGGCGTCGAATATGGCTGGTGGGAAGGCGTGACCGCATGCGCCACCGTGGCCGGGGGTGGCGATCCGCTCGATGCCATCATGAACGCACCGGTGATCCGCTGCGACGTGGCGCCGTGGACGCTGCTGGGCATCAGCCTGGCCGGTTTCAACTTCCTCATTTCGACCGCCGGCGCGGTCCTCGTGCTCGCGCTGCTCGGCAAGAGCCGCAGGAGTGCCTGA
- a CDS encoding S41 family peptidase, whose product MKSASFKFAGLLRVTALVSAVALIPATTAGLAAVDARTGPEFGKLIAVYERVKANYVEPVDDEKLLKGAIDGMLATLDPHSSYLDARDFENLRTQTEGSYGGLGLSVTMDDGAVKVIAPTKGSPADLAGVKAGDFITHLDGKLIYGGSLDEAVDQMRGVPGTKIRLSVFRPGRDEPFDVTITRQIIELKPVEWEMRGNVGVISVSSFSADVGTSVQKAWNEIRARSGGKVAGLVLDLRGNPGGLLDEAVALSDLFLDKGTIVSQRGRYARDNEVYPAEIDTKGDIAKGTPMIVLIDEGSASASEIVAGALQDQHRAVVMGQRSFGKGSVQTLIPLTRDTAIKLTTARYYTPSGRSVQEGGIEPDIAVPQISDPDLRKRQLRSYRESDLRGHLINEIKLEDKDLEKDKTEDPRFKMTAEELKAKDIKDFQLYYAVQTLSRTAPRGALAAKVKG is encoded by the coding sequence ATGAAGTCCGCCTCCTTCAAGTTCGCCGGACTCCTGCGCGTCACCGCGCTCGTTTCTGCCGTCGCGCTCATTCCCGCCACGACCGCCGGCCTCGCTGCGGTCGATGCCCGCACCGGCCCCGAATTCGGCAAGCTCATCGCGGTCTACGAGCGGGTGAAGGCCAACTACGTCGAGCCGGTCGACGACGAGAAGCTCCTCAAGGGCGCGATCGACGGCATGCTCGCCACGCTCGACCCCCACAGCTCCTATCTCGACGCCCGCGATTTCGAGAACCTGCGCACCCAGACCGAAGGCTCCTACGGCGGCCTCGGCCTGTCGGTCACGATGGACGACGGCGCGGTGAAGGTCATCGCGCCGACCAAGGGCAGCCCCGCAGACCTCGCCGGGGTCAAGGCGGGCGATTTCATCACGCACCTCGATGGCAAGCTGATCTACGGCGGCTCGCTTGACGAGGCGGTCGACCAGATGCGCGGCGTGCCGGGCACCAAGATCCGCCTGTCGGTCTTCCGCCCCGGCCGCGACGAGCCGTTCGACGTGACCATCACCCGCCAGATCATCGAACTAAAGCCGGTGGAGTGGGAAATGCGCGGCAACGTCGGGGTCATCTCGGTCTCCAGCTTCAGCGCGGACGTCGGCACCTCTGTCCAGAAGGCGTGGAACGAAATCCGCGCCAGGTCGGGCGGCAAGGTCGCGGGCCTCGTGCTCGACCTGCGCGGCAATCCGGGCGGACTGCTCGACGAGGCGGTCGCCCTGTCGGACCTGTTCCTCGACAAGGGCACGATCGTGTCGCAGCGTGGCCGGTATGCCCGGGACAACGAGGTCTACCCGGCCGAGATCGATACCAAGGGCGACATCGCCAAGGGCACGCCGATGATCGTGCTGATCGACGAAGGCTCCGCCTCCGCGTCCGAGATCGTCGCCGGCGCGCTCCAGGACCAGCACCGCGCGGTCGTGATGGGCCAGCGCAGCTTCGGCAAGGGCAGCGTGCAGACGCTGATCCCGCTGACGCGCGACACCGCCATCAAGCTCACCACCGCGCGCTACTATACGCCTTCGGGCCGTTCGGTGCAGGAAGGCGGGATCGAGCCCGATATCGCCGTGCCGCAGATTTCCGATCCCGACCTGCGCAAGCGCCAGCTTCGCTCCTACCGCGAGAGCGACCTGCGCGGCCACCTGATCAACGAGATCAAGCTCGAGGACAAGGATCTCGAGAAGGACAAGACCGAAGACCCGCGCTTCAAGATGACGGCGGAAGAGCTGAAGGCGAAGGACATCAAGGATTTCCAGCTCTACTACGCGGTCCAGACCCTGTCGCGCACCGCGCCCCGTGGTGCACTTGCGGCGAAGGTGAAGGGATAA
- a CDS encoding murein hydrolase activator EnvC family protein — protein sequence MTSRPALVSSLVCLALALAGIVGWRASAQQASAQQGSAYVDAGEAGEVLRRAGQELARSRSRADQLELAARKATAEADRTAREAAAVAARIQQSEAEIQLAQARIALVERQRAALRARMAVRQEPVVRLTAALQMMARRPLAFGLVRSDSLRDTIYLRAVMETMLPEVRRRTAGLRAEIQRGRKLQADARLAATQLRAGEQALATRRVQLATLESRQRLASREATGVASREADRAMALAEQTRDLSALMSRLEEDGALRTTLAALPGPVLPPNRPGEVLRVTDSPAAVPSPAGPRLAWILPVSGRLVSGYGEKSPTGLTTGIALAPAGGAQVIAPAAGRVAFAGPYRGYGRIVIVEHDGGWTTLVTNLGRIAATVGERVVQGSPIGTAGPGRPVLTVELRHDGAPINPLAQVRG from the coding sequence ATGACGTCACGCCCGGCCTTGGTTTCCAGTCTTGTCTGCCTGGCCCTGGCGCTTGCCGGGATCGTCGGCTGGCGGGCCAGCGCGCAGCAGGCCAGTGCACAGCAGGGCAGCGCCTATGTCGACGCGGGCGAGGCGGGCGAGGTGCTGCGCCGCGCCGGTCAGGAACTGGCCCGTTCGCGCAGCCGCGCCGATCAGCTCGAGCTCGCCGCGCGCAAGGCTACCGCCGAGGCCGATCGCACCGCGCGCGAGGCCGCCGCCGTCGCCGCCCGCATCCAGCAGTCCGAGGCCGAGATCCAGTTGGCCCAGGCGCGGATCGCGCTGGTCGAGCGTCAGCGCGCGGCGCTGCGCGCGCGCATGGCGGTGCGCCAGGAACCGGTCGTCAGGCTGACCGCCGCGCTTCAGATGATGGCCCGGCGTCCGCTTGCCTTCGGTCTCGTCCGCTCGGATTCGCTGCGCGACACGATCTATCTGCGCGCGGTCATGGAAACCATGCTCCCCGAAGTTCGCCGCCGGACTGCGGGCCTGCGGGCGGAAATCCAGCGCGGCCGCAAGCTCCAGGCCGATGCCCGGCTTGCCGCCACCCAGTTGCGCGCGGGCGAACAGGCCCTCGCCACCCGCCGGGTCCAGCTTGCGACGCTCGAAAGCCGCCAACGCCTCGCCTCGCGCGAGGCGACGGGCGTGGCGAGCCGCGAGGCCGACCGCGCGATGGCGCTTGCCGAACAGACCCGCGACCTGTCCGCGCTGATGTCGCGGCTGGAAGAGGATGGCGCGCTGCGCACCACGCTTGCAGCCTTGCCCGGCCCGGTCCTTCCTCCCAACCGTCCCGGCGAAGTCCTGCGCGTGACCGATTCGCCCGCCGCCGTGCCCAGCCCGGCCGGCCCGCGCCTCGCCTGGATACTCCCCGTCTCCGGTCGCCTCGTCTCGGGCTATGGCGAAAAGTCGCCCACCGGCCTTACCACGGGCATAGCCCTTGCTCCTGCCGGCGGGGCGCAGGTCATTGCGCCCGCTGCGGGCCGCGTGGCCTTTGCCGGCCCCTATCGCGGCTACGGGCGGATCGTGATCGTCGAGCATGACGGCGGCTGGACCACGCTGGTCACGAACCTTGGCCGCATTGCCGCCACGGTCGGCGAAAGGGTGGTACAGGGCTCGCCCATCGGCACCGCCGGACCGGGCAGGCCGGTGCTGACGGTCGAACTGCGCCATGACGGGGCGCCCATCAATCCCCTCGCACAGGTGCGCGGCTGA
- a CDS encoding 23S rRNA (pseudouridine(1915)-N(3))-methyltransferase RlmH: MLLHVIARGKIGRSPEAELVDRYARRISWGWKVTELPDRGGTVPPPSHTPSRTVAMDERGRQLTSSEFAAILGRWRDDGVRETRFLIGAADGHDEALRESADLLIAFGNATWPHMLARAMLAEQLWRATSILAGHPYHREG, translated from the coding sequence ATGCTGCTCCACGTCATCGCTCGCGGGAAGATCGGTCGTTCGCCCGAGGCGGAACTGGTCGACCGTTACGCCAGGCGCATCTCGTGGGGGTGGAAGGTAACCGAACTGCCCGATCGCGGCGGCACGGTCCCCCCGCCCTCGCACACCCCGTCGCGTACCGTGGCGATGGACGAGCGGGGCAGGCAACTCACCTCGAGCGAATTTGCCGCGATCCTCGGGCGCTGGCGCGACGATGGCGTGCGCGAGACGCGGTTCCTGATCGGAGCGGCGGACGGGCATGACGAAGCCCTGCGTGAAAGCGCGGACCTCCTGATCGCTTTCGGCAATGCGACCTGGCCGCACATGCTGGCCCGCGCTATGCTGGCCGAACAGCTCTGGCGCGCGACCAGCATTCTTGCTGGCCATCCCTACCACCGCGAGGGATAA
- the rsfS gene encoding ribosome silencing factor: MTSVQPLSAKADATAPQTYSPAALHDLVLKSLDDDQAQEVVSIPLEGKSSVADYMVIASGRSTRQVASMAQKLAERIKQNGFGHVRIEGLPAADWVLIDAGDVVVHLFRPEVRTFYNLERMWAFGDQGAA, from the coding sequence ATGACAAGCGTCCAACCGCTGTCGGCCAAGGCCGACGCCACCGCTCCCCAGACTTATTCTCCCGCCGCGTTGCACGATCTCGTGCTGAAATCGCTGGACGACGACCAGGCGCAGGAGGTGGTCTCCATCCCGCTCGAGGGCAAGAGCTCGGTCGCCGACTACATGGTGATCGCCTCGGGCCGTTCGACCCGCCAGGTCGCCTCCATGGCGCAGAAGCTGGCCGAGCGCATCAAGCAGAACGGCTTCGGCCATGTCCGCATCGAAGGTCTGCCGGCGGCCGACTGGGTGCTGATCGACGCGGGTGACGTCGTCGTCCACCTGTTCCGCCCGGAAGTGCGCACGTTCTACAATCTCGAACGCATGTGGGCCTTCGGAGACCAGGGCGCGGCCTGA
- a CDS encoding nicotinate-nucleotide adenylyltransferase, translated as MAGARQRADSPLSAAAPLTGLFGGSFNPAHGGHRRVSLFAIGALGLDEMWWLVSPGNVLKPVAGMAPLEARLASAMRQARGTRIRATAIERELGTRFTVDTLRAIRRRYPRRRFVWIMGADNLAQFHRWKDWRAIAREMPIAVIARPGYDAVALASPAMAWLRRWRQRPGQFVSGAMRSAPALTILRFDPDTRSASAIRAADPEWARRYRSAPVRDAVTHRPVRRGKP; from the coding sequence GTGGCTGGTGCGCGGCAGCGGGCAGACTCGCCCCTGAGCGCTGCCGCCCCTCTCACCGGCCTGTTCGGAGGCAGCTTCAACCCCGCGCACGGCGGCCACCGCCGCGTCAGTCTTTTCGCCATCGGCGCGCTCGGGCTGGACGAGATGTGGTGGCTGGTCTCGCCCGGCAACGTGCTGAAGCCTGTGGCGGGCATGGCTCCGCTCGAGGCGCGGCTGGCCTCGGCAATGCGGCAGGCGCGCGGCACGCGCATCCGCGCCACCGCCATCGAGCGCGAGCTGGGCACGCGTTTCACTGTCGATACGCTGCGTGCGATCCGGCGGCGTTATCCCCGGCGACGCTTCGTATGGATCATGGGGGCGGACAATCTTGCGCAGTTCCATCGCTGGAAGGACTGGCGCGCGATTGCGCGAGAGATGCCGATTGCGGTGATCGCGCGTCCGGGATATGATGCGGTCGCCTTGGCAAGCCCTGCCATGGCCTGGCTGCGCCGCTGGCGCCAGCGGCCCGGACAGTTCGTCTCCGGCGCAATGCGGAGCGCTCCGGCGCTGACCATTCTTCGCTTCGATCCCGATACCCGATCGGCCAGCGCGATTCGCGCCGCCGACCCGGAATGGGCACGCCGATACCGCTCGGCACCAGTTCGCGATGCTGTCACGCATCGCCCTGTCAGGCGAGGAAAACCCTGA
- a CDS encoding glutamate-5-semialdehyde dehydrogenase produces the protein MSTQPATIADSATDLVEGLARAARSAQRQLARMDSPVKERALTLAAAALRAAEAEILAANAQDMANGAANGLSSAMLDRLKLTPERLAGIADAVAQVAGLADPVGEVISEAARPNGMVLQRVRIPVGVIGIIYESRPNVTADAAALCVRSGNAAILRGGSEAVHSNRAIHKALVAGLAEGGVPAEAVQLVPTQDRAAVGAMLGAAGLIDMIVPRGGKSLVARVQADARVPVLAHLDGINHTFVHASADPAMAQAIVLNAKMRRTGVCGAMETLLIDATYPDPHGLVEPLLDAGCELRGDARARAIDPRIAPAADNDWDTEYLEAILSVAVVDGLDEALAHIARHASGHTDAIVAADQDVADRFLAEVDSAIVMHNASSQFADGGEFGLGAEIGIATGRLHARGPVALEGLTTYKWLVRGSGQTRP, from the coding sequence ATGTCGACACAGCCTGCAACCATCGCCGATTCCGCGACCGATCTGGTCGAGGGTCTTGCCCGTGCCGCCCGCTCTGCGCAGCGCCAGCTCGCGCGGATGGATTCGCCGGTAAAGGAGCGCGCGCTCACGCTTGCCGCCGCCGCGCTGCGTGCCGCCGAGGCCGAAATTCTCGCCGCCAACGCGCAGGACATGGCGAACGGCGCCGCCAACGGCCTCTCCTCGGCCATGCTCGACCGGCTGAAGCTCACGCCCGAGCGGCTGGCCGGCATTGCCGATGCGGTGGCGCAGGTCGCCGGGCTGGCCGATCCGGTCGGCGAGGTGATCAGCGAGGCCGCGCGTCCCAACGGCATGGTGCTGCAGCGGGTGCGCATTCCGGTCGGCGTGATCGGCATCATCTACGAAAGCCGCCCCAACGTTACCGCCGATGCCGCCGCGCTCTGCGTGCGCTCCGGCAATGCGGCGATCCTGCGCGGCGGCTCGGAAGCGGTTCATTCCAACCGTGCGATCCACAAGGCGCTGGTTGCCGGGCTTGCCGAAGGCGGCGTGCCGGCAGAAGCGGTGCAGCTCGTCCCCACGCAGGACCGGGCCGCCGTCGGGGCAATGCTCGGTGCCGCGGGACTGATCGACATGATCGTGCCGCGCGGCGGCAAGAGCCTTGTCGCGCGCGTCCAGGCCGATGCCCGCGTGCCCGTGCTCGCCCACCTCGACGGGATCAACCACACGTTCGTCCATGCCTCGGCCGATCCGGCGATGGCCCAGGCGATCGTGCTCAATGCCAAGATGCGCCGCACCGGCGTTTGCGGCGCGATGGAAACCCTGCTGATCGACGCGACCTATCCCGATCCCCACGGCCTGGTCGAGCCGCTGCTCGACGCCGGGTGCGAGCTGCGCGGCGATGCCCGCGCGCGCGCCATCGACCCGCGCATTGCGCCCGCCGCCGACAACGACTGGGATACCGAATATCTCGAGGCGATCCTTTCGGTTGCCGTGGTCGACGGGCTCGACGAAGCGCTCGCCCACATCGCGCGCCATGCCTCTGGCCATACCGATGCCATCGTCGCGGCGGACCAGGACGTGGCCGACCGCTTCCTCGCCGAAGTCGACAGCGCCATCGTCATGCACAATGCATCCAGCCAGTTCGCCGATGGCGGCGAGTTCGGCCTCGGTGCGGAGATCGGCATTGCCACCGGGCGGCTCCACGCGCGCGGCCCTGTCGCGCTCGAAGGGCTGACGACCTACAAGTGGCTGGTGCGCGGCAGCGGGCAGACTCGCCCCTGA
- a CDS encoding M23 family metallopeptidase, with the protein MKLAPLRLREAVARVRGWFPDREFFMRAEGQVRFIRISSRLQMTIAGAIAAALLLWVLVMAATLVSQFTAARDHAALLEREAAVASAENRVAKYRGGLEGVADDLNRRQDFIEKAIEGTIGELPKDLPRGTVSDSTGEAAKTVRKVSAVLPEARRLAEVEARQLAFIERLTRFADARSVAAETAIRRVGLNPAMIRSASREGTGGPLIHLFTGRDETLDPRFARLGASLERMASLEKGLARIPNTLPASLEYISSGFGYRSDPFTGGPAFHAGLDFRGPVGAPIYAAAAGTVSFVGVRQGYGNVVEVSHGNGLLTRYAHMSRTQARVGQKVDAGAEIGKIGNTGRSTGPHLHFEVRINDRPVNPRPFLEANRHVQEIRAGAGAQHRE; encoded by the coding sequence ATGAAACTTGCCCCGCTGCGGCTGAGGGAAGCCGTTGCCCGCGTGCGCGGCTGGTTCCCGGATCGCGAATTCTTCATGCGCGCCGAGGGCCAGGTGCGCTTCATCCGCATTTCCTCGCGCCTGCAGATGACCATCGCCGGGGCCATTGCCGCCGCGCTGCTGCTGTGGGTGCTGGTGATGGCGGCGACGCTCGTGTCGCAGTTCACCGCCGCTCGCGATCATGCCGCCCTGCTCGAACGCGAAGCAGCCGTCGCATCCGCCGAGAACCGCGTGGCGAAGTATCGCGGCGGCCTCGAAGGCGTGGCCGACGATCTCAATCGCCGCCAGGACTTCATCGAGAAGGCCATCGAGGGAACGATCGGCGAACTGCCCAAGGACCTGCCCCGTGGCACCGTTTCGGACAGCACCGGCGAGGCCGCGAAGACAGTGCGGAAAGTATCCGCCGTCCTCCCAGAAGCGCGCCGCCTGGCCGAAGTCGAGGCGCGCCAGCTTGCCTTCATCGAGCGCCTGACCCGCTTCGCCGATGCCCGCTCCGTGGCTGCCGAAACCGCCATCCGCCGCGTCGGACTCAACCCCGCGATGATCCGCTCGGCCTCGCGGGAGGGGACCGGTGGTCCGCTGATCCACCTGTTCACCGGCCGCGACGAAACGCTCGATCCGCGTTTCGCCCGCCTCGGCGCAAGCCTTGAGCGCATGGCATCGCTGGAAAAGGGCCTCGCCCGCATCCCGAACACGCTTCCGGCCAGCCTGGAATACATATCGAGCGGTTTCGGCTATCGCTCGGACCCGTTCACCGGCGGCCCTGCGTTCCACGCCGGGCTCGACTTCCGTGGCCCGGTCGGCGCGCCGATCTATGCAGCGGCGGCAGGTACGGTGAGCTTCGTCGGCGTCCGCCAGGGCTATGGCAACGTGGTGGAAGTAAGCCACGGCAACGGCCTGCTCACCCGCTACGCCCACATGTCGCGTACACAGGCGCGGGTCGGGCAGAAGGTGGACGCAGGCGCCGAAATCGGCAAGATCGGCAACACGGGGCGCTCTACCGGCCCTCATCTTCACTTCGAGGTGCGGATCAACGACCGTCCGGTCAATCCGCGCCCGTTCCTTGAGGCAAACAGGCATGTTCAGGAAATCCGCGCCGGAGCAGGCGCACAGCACCGGGAGTAA
- a CDS encoding bactofilin family protein, with amino-acid sequence MAATFSVLGADLAVKGDLSATADLHIDGSVEGDITCAALVQGEKSTVTGAIRAKSARLSGTVHGSIEAGELVILKSARIHGDVTYDALTIEQGAQVDGRFAHRVHATDEPSLTLVS; translated from the coding sequence ATGGCCGCCACGTTCTCCGTCCTGGGCGCCGATCTTGCCGTGAAGGGCGATCTTTCGGCCACGGCCGACCTCCACATCGACGGCAGCGTCGAAGGCGACATCACCTGCGCCGCGCTCGTCCAGGGCGAAAAGAGCACGGTCACCGGCGCGATCCGCGCCAAGAGCGCGCGACTTTCCGGCACGGTGCACGGCTCGATCGAGGCCGGCGAGCTGGTCATCCTCAAGAGCGCGCGCATCCATGGCGACGTGACCTACGATGCGCTGACCATCGAACAGGGCGCGCAGGTCGACGGCCGCTTCGCCCACCGCGTGCACGCCACCGACGAGCCTTCGCTGACGCTGGTGAGCTGA
- a CDS encoding DUF1013 domain-containing protein: MSNQPTYPLMPHATASWLVDNTALTFEQIAEFCGLHILEVQAMADDLAGQKYTGRDPIHSGELNQAEIDKGQANPDYKLKMQRAPISVSRTKGPRYTPVSKRQDKPDGIAWILRNHPEVSDAQIGKLIGTTRTTIAAIRDRSHWNIGNINPKDPVTLGLCSQRELDAMVAKAAKRAGIEDDGLADSRLGSDRDALIEELRAEREAQAKAASEAAQEAEAAAWLAARRAEGISDS, from the coding sequence GTGAGCAACCAGCCCACGTATCCGCTGATGCCGCACGCGACCGCGTCGTGGCTCGTCGACAACACCGCGCTGACCTTCGAGCAGATCGCAGAGTTCTGCGGGCTGCACATCCTTGAAGTGCAGGCAATGGCCGACGATCTCGCGGGCCAGAAGTACACCGGTCGCGACCCGATCCATTCGGGCGAGCTGAACCAGGCCGAGATCGACAAGGGCCAGGCCAACCCCGACTACAAGCTGAAGATGCAGCGCGCGCCGATCTCGGTCAGCCGCACCAAGGGTCCGCGCTATACCCCGGTGTCGAAGCGCCAGGACAAGCCCGACGGCATCGCCTGGATCCTGCGCAACCATCCGGAAGTGTCGGACGCCCAGATCGGCAAGCTGATCGGCACCACCCGCACCACGATCGCCGCCATCCGCGATCGCAGCCACTGGAACATCGGCAACATCAATCCGAAGGACCCGGTGACGCTGGGCCTTTGCTCGCAGCGTGAACTCGATGCGATGGTCGCCAAGGCCGCCAAGCGCGCCGGCATCGAGGACGACGGCCTTGCCGATTCGCGCCTCGGTTCGGACCGCGACGCGCTGATCGAGGAACTGCGCGCCGAGCGCGAGGCCCAGGCCAAGGCCGCATCGGAAGCAGCGCAGGAAGCCGAAGCCGCCGCGTGGCTGGCCGCGCGCCGCGCCGAGGGCATCTCGGACAGCTGA
- a CDS encoding NAD(P)H-quinone oxidoreductase, which yields MNGIPATMTAMGWDAPGGPEVLRPENVRVPQPGPGQVLVKVAFAGVNRPDVIQRQGFYPPPPDASPLPGLEIAGQVVAMGQGVTWPFIGTAVCALVAGGGYAEYCIAEADQCLQVPTGLPMAQAAAMPETLFTVWHNVFERGMVAEGETILVHGGTSGIGSMAILLGKLFGVKVIATCGGPEKCEQALAIGAAHAIDYKAADFVEETLRLTEGRGVHMVLDMVAGDYVARNLKCLADDGRHVTIAVQGGVRAEINMAEVMRRRLTLTGSTLRPRSRAFKGALASEIRDTVWPLVVEGALRPIMDQTFPLAEAAAAHVRMEQGAHIGKIVLAVG from the coding sequence ATGAACGGCATACCTGCGACGATGACGGCAATGGGATGGGATGCGCCGGGTGGACCGGAGGTTCTTCGGCCCGAAAACGTGCGCGTGCCGCAGCCAGGGCCGGGGCAGGTCCTCGTCAAGGTCGCTTTTGCCGGGGTCAACCGCCCGGACGTGATCCAGCGCCAGGGCTTCTATCCGCCGCCGCCCGATGCCTCGCCGCTCCCCGGGCTGGAAATTGCGGGACAGGTGGTGGCCATGGGCCAGGGCGTGACCTGGCCGTTCATCGGCACTGCGGTCTGTGCGCTGGTCGCGGGCGGTGGCTATGCCGAATACTGCATCGCCGAGGCCGACCAGTGCCTTCAGGTGCCTACCGGGCTGCCGATGGCGCAAGCTGCGGCAATGCCCGAGACGCTGTTTACCGTGTGGCACAACGTGTTCGAGCGCGGCATGGTGGCCGAGGGCGAAACGATCCTCGTTCACGGCGGAACCAGCGGCATCGGCTCTATGGCGATCCTCCTCGGCAAGCTGTTCGGGGTGAAGGTGATCGCCACTTGTGGCGGGCCGGAAAAGTGCGAGCAGGCGCTTGCCATCGGCGCTGCCCACGCGATCGACTACAAGGCTGCCGACTTCGTCGAGGAAACCCTGCGCCTGACCGAAGGTCGGGGCGTGCACATGGTGCTGGACATGGTCGCGGGCGATTATGTCGCGCGCAACCTCAAGTGCCTCGCCGACGACGGACGCCACGTGACCATCGCGGTGCAGGGCGGCGTGCGGGCGGAAATCAACATGGCCGAAGTCATGCGCCGCCGCCTGACGCTGACCGGATCGACCCTGCGGCCGCGTTCCAGGGCGTTCAAGGGCGCGCTTGCCTCGGAAATTCGCGATACCGTCTGGCCGCTGGTGGTCGAGGGGGCGCTGCGTCCGATCATGGACCAGACTTTCCCGCTTGCCGAAGCCGCCGCAGCGCACGTGCGCATGGAACAGGGCGCGCATATCGGCAAGATCGTGCTGGCGGTGGGCTAG